A single window of Hemibagrus wyckioides isolate EC202008001 linkage group LG28, SWU_Hwy_1.0, whole genome shotgun sequence DNA harbors:
- the wdr36 gene encoding WD repeat-containing protein 36, protein MSSVGKKGSAIFSGFRALGLYSNHLPHVVRFHKKHREFYVVTAVGQCFHTYNVKKLGIVAVSNALPEDIACLAADRMLVYAGHGKVISAFAKNTEVVHTYEGHQADVHLLLPFGDHLISVDKDNAVIIWDVESEDVYLQISFDRSTFEVGAVMHPSTYLNKILFGSSQGSLQLWNVKSNKLLFTFPGWGSAVTVLQQTPAVDVVGVGLASGQIVIHNIKFNETLMKFQQDWGPITALSFRTDGHSVMAAGSPVGHIGLWDLEDKKLIGQMRDTHTTAIAGLTFLHGEPLLLTNGADNAIRVWIFDVAGGEGRLLRFRMGHSAPPTMIKHYDQSGQNILSASQDRSLQSFSTVHERFNKSLGHGSFTKKKAKKKGVTYDTAKLPPITAFASETARQGDWDGIVACHQGFVLTTTWNYRKGSMGAHRLEPERFNKNRALNVHATAVDITSCGNFAVIALSSGHIDVYNMQSGLHRGQYGQDRAHSGPVRGVSVDALNQLMVSAGADGLLKVWKFKSKELLNTHSLQASPSSTLLHRDSGMLAVAVDDFTISIFDMEMKRVVRHFSGQRGQINDMTFSPDGRWLITASMDCTIRTWDLPSGSLVDCFLVDTAAVSISFSPTGNVLASAHVDSLGIYLWSNTTLCSLVSLRPLPADYEPTVVMLPGTCPSKDDEEEVSEPESSEMDEYVSPAQLDEQLVTLSLLPDSRWKNLLNLDIIKKRNKPKEPPKVPKAAPFFIPTVPGLVPQFALPDKSSEEQSKVFNFGVLAQKSNFYLQLEEALDSNLYEAAVRHLKELGPSAVDTELRSLAPDMGGNVCVMQSFLRMISSMLKQKQDFDLAQAYLALFLKLHLRLIAEQPVLMQETENVLELLERTWTSIQTLLNQNMCLLSYIKSALL, encoded by the exons ATGTCCTCGGTTGGGAAAAAGGGGAGCGCGATATTCTCTGGATTTCGAGCACTCGGGCTTTATTCCAACCATCTTCCGCACGTGGTCCGTTTCCACAAGAAACACCGGGAGTTTTACGTGGTGACAGCAGTGGGTCAGTGTTTCCACACTTACAAT GTGAAGAAGCTTGGAATTGTGGCTGTCA GTAATGCGCTTCCTGAAGACATCGCCTGTCTCGCTGCTGACCGAATGCTCGTCTACGCCGGACATGGCAAAGTCATTTCAGCTTTTGCAAAGAACACCGAG GTTGTTCACACTTACGAAGGCCACCAAGCCGACGTCCACCTACTGCTTCCGTTCGGAGACCATTTGATATCCGTGGACAAGGACAATGCCGTCATTATCTGGGACGTGGAGTCAGAAG ATGTATACTTGCAGATTTCATTTGACAGATCCACTTTTGAGGTTGGGGCAGTTATGCACCCGAGCACCTACCTGAATAAAATCCTGTTCGGAAGCAGTCAGGGGAGCCTTCAGTTATGGAACGTCAAATCGAa caAACTTTTGTTCACTTTTCCTGGCTGGGGCTCGGCAGTGACTGTCCTGCAGCAG ACTCCAGCCGTGGATGTGGTTGGTGTGGGCTTGGCTTCGGGACAGATCGTCATCCACAACATCAAATTTAACGAGACTCTGATGAAGTTTCAGCAAGATTGGGGTCCAATCACCGCCTTATCCTTTCGAACAG ATGGACATTCAGTGATGGCTGCAGGAAGCCCTGTTGGACACATCGGATTATGGGATTTGGAAGACAAGAAGCTGATcggtcagatgagagacacgcACACCACGGCGATAGCTGGTCTCACCTTCCTGCACGGTGAACCGCTTCTCCTGACGAACGGAGCTGATAACGCCATCCGG GTTTGGATTTTTGACGTAGCAGGAGGCGAAGGACGTCTGTTGAGATTTCGGATGGGTCACAGCGCCCCGCCCACCATGATCAAACACTACGACCAGAGTGGGCAAAACATCCTCAGCGCCA GCCAAGACCGCTCACTGCAGTCTTTTTCCACTGTTCATGAAAGGTTCAACAAGAGTCTGGGACATG GCTCTTTTACCAAGAAGAAAGCCAAAAAGAAGGGGGTGACGTACGACACGGCGAAACTTCCACCCATCACCGCTTTCgcatcag AAACGGCACGTCAGGGTGACTGGGACGGCATCGTGGCTTGCCACCAGGGTTTTGTCCTGACCACAACTTGGAATTATCGGAAAGGCTCTATGGGGGCTCACAGGCTGGAACCGGAACGTTTCAACAAGAACCGCGCTCTCAACGTTCATgccacg GCTGtagacatcacttcctgtgggAACTTTGCTGTGATTGCCCTGTCTTCGGGACACATAGATGTCTATAACATGCAGTCGGGTCTCCACAGAGGACAGTACGGACAAGACCGAG CACATTCGGGGCCGGTTCGTGGCGTCTCGGTGGACGCACTGAACCAGCTGATGGTCAGCGCCGGTGCCGACGGTCTGCTGAAGGTGTGGAAGTTCAAATCGAAAGAGctcttgaacacacacagcctgcaaGCGTCACCTTCTTCCACACTCTTACAcagagacag TGGGATGCTGGCGGTTGCTGTCGACGACTTCACGATCAGTATCTTCGACATGGAGATGAAGCGGGTTGTACGTCACTTCTCTGGCCAGCGTGGGCAGATTAATGATATG ACTTTTAGCCCAGATGGAAGGTGGTTGATAACGGCCTCTATGGACTGTACCATCAGGACGTGGGACCTTCCATCTGGCAG TTTGGTCGACTGTTTCCTGGTAGACACGGCGGCCGTGAGCATCAGTTTCTCTCCTACGGGGAACGTCCTCGCCTCTGCCCATGTAGACAGTCTGGGTATTTATCTGTG GTCCAACACCACCTTGTGTAGCTTGGTGTCATTGCGCCCTCTACCTGCAGACTATGAACCCACGGTGGTCATGCTGCCCGGCACCTGCCCAAGCAAAG ATGACGAAGAAGAGGTCTCGGAGCCCGAGAGCTCGGAAATGGACGAGTACGTGTCCCCTGCGCAGCTGGACGAACAGCTGGTCACTCTCTCTTTGTTGCCGGATTCACGCTGGAAGAATCTTCTCAATTTGGACATtattaag AAAAGAAACAAGCCGAAAGAACCACCTAAAGTGCCCAAAGCAGCCCCTTTTTTCATCCCCACGGTTCCTGGACTCGTCCCTCAGTTCGCCCTTCCTGATAAATCATCGgaagaacag TCCAAGGTGTTCAACTTTGGAGTTCTGGCCCAAAAGTCTAACTTCTACCTCCAGCTTGAAGAAGCGCTAGACAGCAATCTCT ATGAGGCAGCGGTGAGGCACCTGAAGGAGTTGGGTCCTTCTGCTGTTGACACGGAGCTACGAAGCTTGGCACCGGATATGGGTggaaatgtttgtgtgatgCAGAGCTTCCTCAGGATGATCAGCAGCATGCTGAAGCAGAAGCAAGACTTTGACCTGGCGCAGGCCTATCTAGCCCTCTTCCTGAAG CTTCACCTGAGGTTAATTGCAGAGCAGCCTGTCCTAATGCAGGAGACGGAGAACGTGCTCGAACTGTTAGAAAGGACGTGGACCTCCATACAGACTCTCCTCAACCAGAACATGTGTCTTCTGTCCTACATCAAGAGCGCGCTGCTGTAG